The Argopecten irradians isolate NY chromosome 6, Ai_NY, whole genome shotgun sequence genome has a window encoding:
- the LOC138325741 gene encoding dual specificity protein phosphatase 23-like isoform X1: MSTLSTLLFSCFFLTIFGDVVKSRIPKNFSWVVENDVCAMGFPESPENMMYLVEHDVGYLVSLTDERQPSVKDFPEINLFPVKVKDFTPPTMDQIDQCIDIIETALKDGKAAGLHCAHGKGRTGTVLACYFIKRYCMEPQRALDEIRVYRPGSVETKEQEQAIFDYSDYIKVKDRQDCGN, translated from the exons ATGTCGACCCTCTCAACCCTTTTATTCTCCTGTTTCTTCTTG ACGATCTTTGGAGATGTTGTCAAGTCCCGCATACCGAAGAACTTCTCTTGGGTGGTGGAGAATGATGTTTGTGCAATGGGCTTCCCTGAATCTCCcgaaaacatgatgtacttgGTGGAACACGATGTCGGCTACCTAGTATCACTCACTGACGAACGACAACCATCTGTAAAAGACTTCCCTG AAATCAACCTATTCCCTGTGAAGGTAAAGGATTTTACTCCCCCAACGATGGACCAGATTGACCAATGTATAGATATTATAGAGACAGCGCTAAAGGATGGAAAG GCCGCTGGTTTGCACTGTGCTCACGGGAAAGGACGCACCGGGACCGTTCTGGCTTGTTACTTTATAAAGAGGTACTGTATGGAGCCCCAGAGGGCTCTCGACGAGATCCGGGTGTACAGGCCGGGATCTGTGGAGACAAAGGAACAGGAACAAGCCATATTTGACTATTCAGATTACATCAAAGTCAAGGATAGACAAGACTGTGGAAACTAA
- the LOC138325741 gene encoding dual specificity protein phosphatase 23-like isoform X2, whose product MSETDVTIFGDVVKSRIPKNFSWVVENDVCAMGFPESPENMMYLVEHDVGYLVSLTDERQPSVKDFPEINLFPVKVKDFTPPTMDQIDQCIDIIETALKDGKAAGLHCAHGKGRTGTVLACYFIKRYCMEPQRALDEIRVYRPGSVETKEQEQAIFDYSDYIKVKDRQDCGN is encoded by the exons ATGTCGGAGACTGATGTG ACGATCTTTGGAGATGTTGTCAAGTCCCGCATACCGAAGAACTTCTCTTGGGTGGTGGAGAATGATGTTTGTGCAATGGGCTTCCCTGAATCTCCcgaaaacatgatgtacttgGTGGAACACGATGTCGGCTACCTAGTATCACTCACTGACGAACGACAACCATCTGTAAAAGACTTCCCTG AAATCAACCTATTCCCTGTGAAGGTAAAGGATTTTACTCCCCCAACGATGGACCAGATTGACCAATGTATAGATATTATAGAGACAGCGCTAAAGGATGGAAAG GCCGCTGGTTTGCACTGTGCTCACGGGAAAGGACGCACCGGGACCGTTCTGGCTTGTTACTTTATAAAGAGGTACTGTATGGAGCCCCAGAGGGCTCTCGACGAGATCCGGGTGTACAGGCCGGGATCTGTGGAGACAAAGGAACAGGAACAAGCCATATTTGACTATTCAGATTACATCAAAGTCAAGGATAGACAAGACTGTGGAAACTAA